The Carnobacterium mobile DSM 4848 genome includes a window with the following:
- a CDS encoding heavy metal translocating P-type ATPase, whose product MSDKKQHAPHSGHDKHQSMEHMDHSKMDHSKMDHGSMDHSMHMGNLKQKFFISLILAIPIILLSPMMGVALPFQFSFNGSDWVVLVLASILFFYGGMPFLQGAKMELQGKNPAMMTLISLGISVSYFYSVYAFIANNLLHTQNHVMDFFWELATLILIMLLGHWIEMNAVSNAGNALQKMAELLPGTANVLDEEGNTVEVALKEVHVGDKIVVKAGGKIPTDGIIINGQTTVNESMVTGEAKAVTKKEQDKVIGGSINGSGTISIDVTGTGESGYLSQVMALVSSAQQEKSKVESLSDKVAKLLFYVALAVGILAFIIWLMVSKDVNIALERMVTVFIIACPHALGLAIPLATARSTSLGAQNGLLVKNRQALEVAKKVDVVMMDKTGTLTEGNFTVSAFKSFSTDYTENDVLEYMGALEKDSSHPLSIGVLKKLEELNLTTPAATDTSTIPGVGIEGTIDNQMVKIVSVAYLTKKGISYDQQLFSELSTKGNSVSFLLVNEKNIGLVAQGDQIKPEAKTMIQALKAQNIKPVMLTGDNQQAAAAVAQQLGIDDVHAELLPEDKEKLVKEYKNNGLVVMMVGDGVNDAPSLVRANVGVAIGAGTDVAVDSADVILVKSDPADILHFLSLAKNTSKKMVQNLWWGAGYNIIAIPLAAGALAFAGILLSPAVGAIIMSFSTVIVAVNAMLLKIN is encoded by the coding sequence ATGTCTGATAAAAAACAACATGCGCCTCATTCTGGTCACGACAAACACCAGTCTATGGAACACATGGATCATAGCAAGATGGACCATAGTAAGATGGATCATGGTTCGATGGATCATTCGATGCATATGGGAAACTTAAAACAGAAATTTTTTATTTCTTTGATTTTGGCCATTCCGATTATTTTGCTTTCGCCAATGATGGGCGTTGCCTTGCCTTTTCAATTTTCATTTAATGGTTCGGATTGGGTCGTTTTAGTCTTAGCTTCTATTTTATTCTTTTACGGCGGAATGCCTTTCTTACAAGGTGCCAAGATGGAGCTTCAAGGAAAAAACCCAGCGATGATGACCTTGATTTCTTTAGGAATTTCGGTTTCTTATTTCTACAGTGTTTATGCATTCATTGCTAATAACCTCCTTCACACTCAAAATCACGTGATGGATTTCTTCTGGGAGCTGGCTACCCTTATTTTAATTATGCTGCTTGGGCATTGGATTGAAATGAATGCTGTCAGCAATGCCGGCAATGCTCTGCAGAAGATGGCTGAATTATTGCCTGGAACAGCCAATGTACTTGATGAAGAAGGAAATACTGTTGAAGTTGCCTTAAAAGAAGTTCATGTTGGAGACAAAATCGTTGTAAAAGCCGGCGGAAAAATTCCGACTGATGGAATTATTATTAATGGACAAACAACTGTTAACGAATCCATGGTCACTGGGGAAGCAAAAGCTGTTACAAAAAAAGAGCAAGACAAAGTCATCGGAGGTTCCATCAACGGATCAGGAACCATTTCCATCGATGTGACCGGAACAGGTGAATCCGGCTACTTGTCGCAAGTCATGGCACTCGTTAGCAGCGCTCAACAAGAAAAATCAAAAGTAGAGTCACTCTCAGATAAAGTTGCTAAACTGCTTTTCTATGTAGCTTTAGCTGTTGGTATTTTAGCTTTTATTATCTGGCTAATGGTTTCAAAAGATGTGAACATTGCTTTAGAACGGATGGTCACGGTCTTTATTATTGCTTGTCCACATGCCCTTGGTTTAGCTATTCCGCTAGCAACAGCCCGGTCTACTTCTTTAGGCGCTCAAAATGGGTTACTCGTCAAAAACAGACAAGCTTTAGAAGTTGCCAAAAAAGTGGATGTCGTTATGATGGACAAAACTGGAACCTTAACAGAGGGCAATTTTACAGTCTCAGCCTTTAAATCTTTTTCAACGGACTATACTGAAAATGACGTTTTGGAATACATGGGAGCATTAGAAAAAGACTCCAGTCATCCCCTTTCCATTGGAGTGCTAAAAAAATTGGAAGAATTAAACTTAACCACTCCTGCAGCAACAGACACTTCAACCATTCCGGGTGTGGGAATCGAAGGAACCATTGACAACCAAATGGTTAAGATCGTCAGCGTCGCTTATTTAACTAAAAAAGGTATCTCTTACGATCAGCAACTTTTTTCTGAATTGTCCACTAAAGGCAATTCGGTTAGTTTCTTACTGGTCAATGAGAAAAATATCGGCTTAGTTGCGCAAGGCGATCAAATTAAGCCCGAAGCCAAAACCATGATCCAAGCCTTAAAAGCTCAAAACATCAAACCGGTCATGTTAACTGGCGACAATCAACAAGCAGCTGCTGCCGTTGCTCAACAACTCGGAATTGATGATGTCCATGCAGAATTACTGCCTGAAGACAAAGAAAAACTCGTTAAGGAATACAAAAATAACGGTTTAGTTGTCATGATGGTCGGAGACGGGGTCAATGATGCTCCAAGCCTAGTCAGAGCGAATGTCGGTGTTGCGATTGGGGCCGGAACCGACGTAGCCGTAGATTCAGCCGATGTGATCCTGGTCAAAAGCGATCCGGCAGATATTCTCCATTTCTTATCCTTAGCTAAAAATACTTCTAAAAAAATGGTTCAAAATTTATGGTGGGGAGCTGGCTACAACATCATTGCAATTCCTTTAGCAGCAGGAGCGCTGGCTTTTGCGGGAATTCTCTTAAGCCCTGCAGTAGGCGCCATTATCATGTCCTTTAGTACAGTGATCGTAGCCGTAAACGCTATGCTGTTGAAAATCAACTAA
- the gpmA gene encoding 2,3-diphosphoglycerate-dependent phosphoglycerate mutase, translated as MRRIVFVRHGQSEWNALNQFTGWVDVNLSDAGLKEAHEAGQKLKEAGIELDMAFTSVLKRAIKTCHIVLEDSDQLWVPEIKTWRLNERHYGALQGLNKKATADKYGIEQVQLWRRSYDTLPPLLKPDDPNSALNDRRYANLQKRVVPMGEDLKTTLARVIPFWEDQIAPAVLDGKTVLVAAHGNSLRALAKYIEEISDEDIMELEIPTGQPLVYELDDELSVIKKYYL; from the coding sequence GTGAGAAGAATTGTATTTGTGCGTCACGGGCAAAGCGAATGGAATGCGTTAAACCAATTTACTGGTTGGGTTGATGTGAATCTAAGTGATGCAGGATTGAAAGAAGCTCATGAAGCAGGACAGAAATTGAAAGAAGCAGGGATTGAGTTGGATATGGCGTTTACATCTGTTTTGAAACGTGCCATTAAAACCTGCCATATCGTTTTAGAAGATTCTGATCAGCTTTGGGTGCCGGAAATCAAAACTTGGCGTTTAAACGAACGTCACTATGGAGCTTTGCAAGGCCTCAATAAAAAAGCGACGGCTGACAAATATGGGATCGAACAAGTTCAACTTTGGCGTCGGTCATATGATACGTTACCTCCTTTACTAAAACCTGATGATCCTAATTCAGCTTTAAATGATCGTCGTTACGCTAATCTGCAAAAGCGTGTCGTTCCAATGGGAGAAGACTTGAAAACGACATTGGCAAGAGTTATTCCGTTTTGGGAAGATCAAATTGCACCGGCTGTACTAGATGGGAAAACTGTTTTAGTAGCTGCTCACGGGAATTCTTTGCGTGCTTTGGCAAAATACATTGAAGAAATTTCTGACGAAGATATCATGGAATTAGAAATACCGACTGGACAACCCCTTGTTTATGAGTTAGATGATGAGTTGTCAGTTATCAAAAAATATTACCTTTAA